One Nocardia huaxiensis genomic window, GACGCAGCGGATCGGACACTCTCCCGCGGTGTCCGATCCGCTGCGTCGGATGGTTCCGGCGATCAGGCCCCGACCACGTCCTTCATCTCGGGGTTCAGCACCGAGCCGAAGTTTTTCCAAGCCAGGGTGAGCACGACATTGCCCGCGGCGTGCGAGGCGACCTCACCGAGGTAGAGGCGGATGCCGTCGTCGGAGACCGCCCACTTGTCGAAGTTGACCGCGTCGGCGGAGACGGCGTCACGGCTGTAGCCGTCGGCCCCGAACATCCAGGTCAGCTCCTCGTTCGCGTGCGAGGACAGCAGCTGCAACGCGCCGTCGAGATCGGAGAACAGCGTGGAGAGCGTAATCGCTTCGCCGGTCAGGGTATTGGTGTTGTGGGTGGCGAACTCCTCCCACGGATGCGCGGCCTGCTGCTGGAAGACCGAGACGCCGATCTTGCCGCTGAGCACGTGATGGCCGAGGTAGAGGTAGTTGACAGAGGTGTTGACGGTGTAGCCGTCGCCCGCGTAGCCGATGAAGGCCTCGGCGTACCCGTTCATGGCGGCATTGAAGTCCTGGCGGGCCCAGTAGTACGCGCCGTCGACACCGTCGATGCCGACATTGGGTACCTGCACCTTGTAGTCGGCGCCCTCCAGTGTGTACGTGGTCTCGTAGAACTCACCCGGTGCGGGCGTGGCGTGGGCGATCACCCGGCCGGCGCTCACGGCGAGCACGGCCAGCAGGGCGGCGATCAGGTAGTGGGCTGCTTTTCGCGTCATGCCACCACGGTGCGG contains:
- a CDS encoding RsiV family protein, translating into MTRKAAHYLIAALLAVLAVSAGRVIAHATPAPGEFYETTYTLEGADYKVQVPNVGIDGVDGAYYWARQDFNAAMNGYAEAFIGYAGDGYTVNTSVNYLYLGHHVLSGKIGVSVFQQQAAHPWEEFATHNTNTLTGEAITLSTLFSDLDGALQLLSSHANEELTWMFGADGYSRDAVSADAVNFDKWAVSDDGIRLYLGEVASHAAGNVVLTLAWKNFGSVLNPEMKDVVGA